GAAACGCGTCCGTCAAACCACGAGATCCGTTGAAGATCAAGGTCCCTGGGTCAATTCCATAGATGGTATCAGCGACATTATCTGTGGCACGGACTCAGTAAGTTTCGAGAACAGGTTGGATAGTAGAAATTGGAAACCAGTGTTTTAAGAATCCCGGACAATGCACTCGTTATTCGGGGCGGTAAAAACCAAGCGATGGACATTCAACGAGGAACTGGTACACATCCAGATGGCATCACCGGTGTATCGGTAGAAAGTGCCGAAGGTGTTCCCATTGCGGAATTAGCAAAAACCATTCCGCATACGCAAATTGGTATCACAACCGTTGCAGAGGTCCGAAAAGCAGGTGGTGATGTGGTACGAACCTCTGGACGGAGTTCTTATCATGCAACATTGACAGGACTTACGCCCGAACAAGTTAGCAAACTGCTTACACCGACAGTTTCAAATCCTGGAAGGGAAAGAAGAAAATGAATAAACTCAGAGTTTTCGCAGACTTCCACAACGCAGATGGAAAAGGCAGGGTACGGTTGAATTGCGCTGGTACAATAGCAGATCTCGCACGTCAGGGAATTGCGCTGCGAGATGGACTATCCCTTACCATCTATAGCGAAGAGTTAGAGGTTGAAGGTGTTGCTCACTACTCAGAAAAAGAAAAGTTGTGGACAGCGGTGATTGATTGGAACGCTATTCAAGATGTAGATTCCGTTGTATCTCAAATAACGCCACAAGTCCGTGATACAGCAAGTTAAGCTGCTGTGCCTACAGCCAGAGTCATTCAGTT
This region of Candidatus Poribacteria bacterium genomic DNA includes:
- a CDS encoding flavoredoxin yields the protein MDIQRGTGTHPDGITGVSVESAEGVPIAELAKTIPHTQIGITTVAEVRKAGGDVVRTSGRSSYHATLTGLTPEQVSKLLTPTVSNPGRERRK